The following coding sequences lie in one Candidatus Kinetoplastibacterium sorsogonicusi genomic window:
- the coaD gene encoding pantetheine-phosphate adenylyltransferase, giving the protein MKIAIYPGTFDPFTKGHEDIVRRSIKLFDKVIVGIAISENKKPFFNLLERIELTKEILLSYNNVEICGFDILLSEFAKKSNANVIIRGLRAISDFEYEGKMAGMNRYMMPDIETIFMTPSDKYQFISSSMVREISRLGGNVDNFVHKNVIHKMKIKFSQINKKLLDK; this is encoded by the coding sequence ATGAAAATAGCCATATATCCAGGTACTTTTGATCCATTTACAAAGGGTCATGAAGATATCGTACGTAGATCAATAAAATTATTTGATAAAGTTATTGTAGGTATAGCTATTAGCGAAAATAAAAAACCTTTTTTTAATTTATTAGAAAGAATAGAACTTACAAAAGAAATATTATTATCATATAATAATGTTGAAATATGTGGCTTTGATATTTTATTATCAGAATTTGCTAAAAAATCAAATGCAAATGTGATTATTAGAGGACTAAGAGCTATATCTGATTTTGAATATGAAGGAAAAATGGCTGGTATGAACAGATATATGATGCCAGATATTGAAACAATATTTATGACACCATCTGATAAATATCAGTTTATATCAAGCAGTATGGTTAGAGAAATAAGTAGATTAGGTGGAAATGTTGATAATTTTGTTCATAAAAATGTTATACATAAAATGAAAATAAAATTTTCACAAATAAATAAAAAATTGCTTGATAAATAA
- the pth gene encoding aminoacyl-tRNA hydrolase: MIFNIKLIVGLGNPGDTYKNTRHNTGFRIIDLIADKLHAMFYLEKKIHGHVAKIYNKRQFFLLKPNSYMNNSGFSVNKFLLFYKLLPEEILVIHDDIDLMPGIIKFKIGGSNAGHNGLKSIQQSIKSANFWRARIGVGHPKTLNLKQSVADFVLHNLSLEEIEYLYNFEKLYSSNICNIIDGII; the protein is encoded by the coding sequence ATGATTTTTAATATTAAGCTAATTGTAGGATTAGGAAATCCTGGAGATACATATAAAAATACTAGACATAATACTGGTTTTAGAATCATTGATTTAATAGCTGATAAGCTACATGCTATGTTTTATTTAGAAAAAAAAATTCATGGACATGTAGCTAAAATATATAATAAACGTCAGTTTTTTCTTCTTAAACCAAATAGTTACATGAATAATTCTGGATTTTCTGTTAATAAATTTTTATTGTTTTATAAATTACTTCCAGAAGAAATTTTAGTTATTCATGATGATATAGATTTGATGCCTGGAATAATTAAATTTAAAATAGGTGGTAGTAATGCTGGCCATAATGGTTTAAAGAGTATTCAACAATCGATAAAATCTGCAAATTTTTGGCGAGCACGTATTGGAGTAGGACATCCAAAAACACTTAACTTAAAACAATCTGTAGCTGATTTTGTTTTACATAACCTTTCTTTAGAAGAAATTGAATATTTATATAACTTTGAAAAATTATACTCATCAAATATATGTAATATTATAGATGGTATTATCTAA
- a CDS encoding type II CAAX prenyl endopeptidase Rce1 family protein produces the protein MNFKNNLYLFIQEIKDFQLFIKSPNFHSKYKKNDIKNISFFIKRLKYLIICVFLLWILNIFFIGPIVNFIILKTGVQHKINHLNLSFFKAVIVAPIVEELMFRYILRKPLGFIIIYPLIISFIFNLSNIKIFLILMPLILCNYVLRKNLKFCWLRNYVKIFPYIFHLISILFALLHILNFSNISKFSILIPFLVLPQWFTGIVLGWIRMRYSIYDSILLHSLFNLLPLILLYFFKFS, from the coding sequence ATGAATTTTAAAAATAACTTATATTTATTTATTCAAGAAATAAAAGATTTTCAATTATTTATAAAATCTCCAAATTTTCATTCTAAATATAAAAAAAATGATATAAAAAATATATCATTTTTTATAAAAAGATTGAAATATCTAATTATATGTGTATTTTTATTATGGATATTAAATATTTTTTTTATTGGTCCAATTGTTAATTTCATTATTTTAAAAACTGGTGTTCAACATAAAATAAATCATTTAAATTTATCTTTTTTTAAGGCAGTAATTGTTGCTCCTATTGTAGAAGAGTTAATGTTTCGATATATATTAAGAAAACCTTTAGGGTTTATAATCATTTATCCATTAATAATTTCTTTTATATTTAATTTATCTAATATTAAAATTTTTTTAATATTAATGCCATTAATATTATGTAATTATGTTTTAAGGAAAAATTTAAAATTTTGCTGGTTACGTAATTATGTAAAAATTTTTCCTTATATTTTTCATTTAATTTCTATTTTATTTGCACTATTACATATATTAAATTTTTCAAATATAAGCAAATTTTCAATTTTAATACCTTTTTTAGTATTACCTCAATGGTTTACCGGTATAGTTTTAGGATGGATACGTATGCGTTATAGTATATATGATTCTATTTTATTACATTCATTATTTAACTTATTACCATTGATTTTATTATATTTTTTCAAATTTTCTTAG
- a CDS encoding co-chaperone GroES, producing the protein MALRPLHDRVIVKRLDNERKTASGIVIPDSAAEKPDQGEVLSVGPGKKTDDGKLLPMDLKVGDKVLFGKYSGQAVKVDGEELLVIREDEIFAVIS; encoded by the coding sequence ATGGCACTACGTCCTTTACACGATCGTGTTATCGTTAAACGTCTGGACAATGAACGTAAAACTGCATCAGGAATAGTAATCCCTGACAGTGCTGCTGAAAAACCTGATCAAGGTGAAGTATTATCTGTTGGTCCAGGTAAGAAAACTGATGACGGTAAGTTATTACCAATGGATTTAAAAGTTGGTGATAAAGTATTGTTTGGTAAATATTCAGGACAAGCAGTAAAAGTTGATGGCGAAGAACTTTTAGTTATTCGCGAGGATGAAATATTCGCTGTAATTTCATAA
- the groL gene encoding chaperonin GroEL (60 kDa chaperone family; promotes refolding of misfolded polypeptides especially under stressful conditions; forms two stacked rings of heptamers to form a barrel-shaped 14mer; ends can be capped by GroES; misfolded proteins enter the barrel where they are refolded when GroES binds) — protein MAAKQVLFGDDSRTRIVRGVNILANAVKTTLGPKGRNVVIERSFGAPTVTKDGVSVAKEIELKDRFENIGAQLVKDVASKTSDAAGDGTTTATVLAQSIVQEGIKYVAAGFNPIDLKRGIDKAVTAAVAELKKQSKAITTNKEIAQVGSISANSDASIGDIIAKAMDKVGKEGVITVEDGKSLENELDVVEGMQFDRGYLSPYFINNQEKQVAALEDPYILIFDKKISNIRDLLPILEQVAKSSKPLLIIAEDVEGEALATLVVNNIRGILKTTAVKAPGFGDRRKAMLEDIAILTGGVVISEETGMSLEKATIEDLGQAKRVEVGKENTTIIDGAGDKKSIEARVKQIRTQVEESTSDYDREKLQERVAKLAGGVAVIRVGAATEVEMKEKKARVEDALHATRAAVEEGVVAGGGVALLRAKQAISDLKGDTADQNAGIRLILRAVEEPLRTIVSNAGDEASVIVNNVLNGKGNYGYNAATGEYTDLVAQGVLDPTKVTRTALQNAASVASLLLTAEAAIVELVEDKPSATPPMPSGMGGMGGMGGMGGMDF, from the coding sequence ATGGCTGCCAAACAAGTTTTATTTGGTGATGATTCTCGCACTCGTATAGTACGAGGAGTTAATATTCTTGCTAATGCTGTAAAAACTACTTTAGGTCCTAAAGGACGTAATGTTGTTATAGAAAGATCATTTGGTGCACCAACTGTAACAAAAGATGGTGTTTCAGTTGCTAAAGAAATAGAATTAAAAGATAGATTTGAAAATATTGGAGCTCAGCTAGTAAAAGATGTTGCATCTAAAACATCCGATGCGGCTGGAGATGGTACAACTACAGCTACTGTATTAGCACAATCAATAGTACAAGAAGGTATTAAATATGTTGCAGCTGGCTTTAATCCAATAGACTTAAAGCGTGGTATAGATAAAGCTGTTACAGCAGCTGTTGCTGAACTAAAAAAACAATCCAAAGCTATAACTACTAATAAAGAAATAGCTCAAGTTGGTTCTATTTCTGCTAACAGTGATGCTTCTATTGGCGATATAATAGCAAAAGCTATGGATAAAGTCGGTAAAGAAGGTGTTATTACTGTAGAAGATGGCAAATCATTGGAAAATGAGTTAGATGTAGTTGAAGGTATGCAATTTGATAGAGGTTATTTATCTCCATATTTTATAAATAACCAAGAAAAACAAGTAGCTGCACTTGAAGATCCTTATATACTAATTTTCGATAAAAAAATTAGTAATATAAGAGATTTATTGCCAATTTTAGAACAAGTTGCAAAATCTAGTAAACCTTTATTAATTATAGCTGAAGATGTTGAAGGTGAAGCTTTAGCAACATTAGTAGTAAATAATATCCGTGGCATACTAAAAACTACAGCTGTAAAGGCTCCTGGTTTTGGAGATCGTCGCAAAGCAATGTTAGAAGATATTGCTATTTTAACTGGTGGTGTTGTTATATCTGAAGAAACTGGAATGTCTTTAGAAAAAGCTACTATTGAAGATTTAGGACAAGCTAAAAGAGTAGAAGTAGGTAAAGAAAATACTACTATTATAGATGGTGCTGGAGACAAAAAATCTATAGAAGCTAGAGTTAAACAAATTAGAACTCAAGTAGAAGAATCTACATCAGATTATGATAGAGAAAAACTTCAAGAACGTGTAGCCAAACTTGCAGGTGGTGTAGCTGTTATTCGTGTAGGAGCTGCAACTGAAGTTGAAATGAAAGAAAAGAAAGCTAGGGTAGAAGATGCCTTGCATGCAACTAGAGCAGCAGTAGAAGAAGGTGTAGTTGCTGGTGGTGGTGTTGCTTTATTAAGAGCTAAACAAGCTATATCTGATCTTAAAGGTGATACAGCTGACCAAAATGCCGGTATACGTTTAATATTAAGAGCAGTAGAAGAACCTCTTAGAACAATAGTATCTAATGCAGGCGATGAAGCTAGCGTTATTGTAAATAATGTATTAAATGGTAAAGGTAATTATGGTTATAATGCAGCAACTGGTGAATATACAGACTTAGTTGCACAAGGTGTGTTAGATCCTACTAAAGTAACACGTACAGCATTACAAAACGCTGCTTCTGTTGCTAGCTTATTATTAACTGCAGAAGCAGCAATAGTAGAATTAGTTGAAGATAAACCATCTGCAACTCCTCCAATGCCAAGCGGTATGGGTGGTATGGGCGGTATGGGCGGTATGGGTGGTATGGATTTTTAA
- a CDS encoding LPS-assembly protein LptD yields MYLKDLLNFMCYRKILFLFVIYIFSENIVLADTYQENLLNNLEIKINKDKNILIANGINFSITSNDELPIFIKTNNIDGHLSNKLSLTGNVEIRCFGAIIKGNSIQYYKNSGDINSIGSAKLIFDNTVILGEKINFNINTFKGNAIYPKLHIISDSIFINADDVEILNKSEIIFNNVIYTDQSYEKKSWYSKAKSLYINFEKNKGSVKQNTLYFDEIPISTIPYFTFQLKNDPKSGLLMPTYGFNTRNQSGFEISTPYYLNINDDCDITISPKILSKRGLSLDTEFRYSGTNYVGISEFNYMHKDIITNKHRWAYRFAHDYNFDNGFYTNIELAEVSDNNYFKDLSSSIINQTSSNNYLPKQILIGWSNKYWEIYGQIHKFQTLQDIKTPTQTPFDKVPEISINGNYCDYKGIDCSLECKILSLKRKLHENDIESGSRFSLYPSISYPFMRSGYYFTPKFGLYYTNYSNNIFFNFLKYNEHANTIPIASLDTGASFMKEISLFGKNASQTIEPRIVYMYIPYCNQIGLNCFDTSIDNCNISNILTEDIYTNTIGRIPNANHITLSINSRWFEHQSGFDKISIICAKRWCFENRKVLLNTKDTLQIDDSDYMFSIKTFLQDSIKLDILSRYEYDNNQFFLSMIKASWLPKKLTNITLSCKDYNNKKQFSTSYQLPISKKLYSVGRIDFSQLSNIKKNLYYPCISQSVTGIEYKSNYWISRLIFQYSKFPKSNKSIFLQFEIFGLSSLGSNGIDILKKNISSHSLINEHNNSIFEIYE; encoded by the coding sequence ATGTATTTAAAAGATCTTTTAAATTTCATGTGTTATAGAAAAATATTGTTTTTATTTGTTATATATATATTTAGTGAAAATATAGTTTTAGCTGATACATATCAAGAAAATTTATTAAATAATTTAGAAATTAAGATAAATAAAGATAAAAATATTTTAATTGCTAATGGTATTAATTTTTCTATTACTTCTAATGATGAGCTACCGATTTTTATAAAAACCAACAATATTGATGGACATTTGTCAAATAAATTATCATTAACTGGTAATGTAGAAATTAGATGTTTTGGTGCAATCATAAAAGGTAACAGTATTCAATACTATAAAAATAGTGGCGATATAAATTCAATTGGATCTGCTAAATTAATATTTGATAATACAGTAATTTTAGGTGAAAAAATAAATTTTAATATTAATACCTTTAAAGGAAATGCTATCTACCCAAAATTACATATTATATCAGATTCTATTTTTATTAATGCTGATGATGTTGAAATATTAAATAAATCTGAAATTATATTTAATAATGTAATATATACTGACCAATCTTATGAAAAAAAATCTTGGTATTCTAAGGCAAAATCTTTATACATCAATTTTGAAAAAAATAAAGGGAGTGTAAAGCAAAATACTTTATATTTTGATGAAATTCCAATTTCTACCATTCCTTATTTCACTTTTCAATTAAAAAATGATCCTAAATCAGGATTATTAATGCCAACTTATGGCTTTAATACAAGAAATCAAAGTGGTTTTGAGATAAGTACACCGTATTATCTTAATATTAATGATGATTGTGATATAACTATATCGCCTAAAATTTTAAGTAAACGAGGCTTATCGTTAGATACTGAGTTTAGATATTCTGGAACTAATTATGTTGGAATATCTGAATTTAATTATATGCATAAAGATATAATTACAAATAAACATAGGTGGGCTTATAGATTTGCTCATGACTATAATTTTGATAATGGATTTTATACAAATATTGAATTAGCAGAAGTATCTGATAATAATTACTTTAAAGATTTATCATCTTCTATAATAAATCAAACTTCATCTAATAATTATTTACCTAAACAAATTCTTATCGGGTGGTCAAATAAGTATTGGGAAATATATGGACAAATTCATAAATTTCAAACATTACAAGATATAAAAACACCTACACAAACACCTTTTGATAAAGTACCAGAAATATCAATTAATGGTAACTATTGTGACTATAAAGGAATAGATTGTTCATTAGAATGTAAAATTTTAAGTTTAAAGAGAAAATTACACGAAAATGATATAGAATCAGGTAGTAGATTTAGTTTATATCCTTCAATATCATATCCATTTATGAGATCTGGCTATTATTTTACACCAAAATTTGGATTATATTATACAAATTATAGTAATAATATATTTTTTAATTTTTTAAAATATAATGAACATGCTAATACCATACCAATTGCTTCTTTAGATACAGGAGCATCTTTTATGAAAGAAATTTCATTGTTTGGTAAAAATGCATCACAAACTATAGAACCTCGCATTGTTTATATGTATATCCCATATTGTAATCAAATAGGTTTAAATTGTTTTGATACTTCTATAGATAATTGTAATATCTCTAATATATTAACAGAAGATATTTATACTAATACTATAGGAAGAATCCCTAATGCTAATCATATTACATTATCAATTAATAGTAGATGGTTTGAACATCAAAGTGGTTTTGATAAAATATCTATCATATGTGCTAAAAGATGGTGCTTTGAAAATAGAAAAGTATTATTAAATACAAAAGATACATTACAAATAGATGATTCAGATTATATGTTTTCTATAAAAACTTTTTTACAAGATTCTATTAAATTAGATATACTTTCAAGATATGAATATGATAATAATCAATTTTTTCTTAGTATGATAAAAGCTAGTTGGTTACCTAAAAAATTAACAAATATTACATTATCATGTAAAGATTATAATAATAAAAAACAATTCAGTACATCATACCAATTGCCAATTTCAAAAAAATTATATAGTGTTGGAAGAATCGATTTTTCTCAATTATCTAATATTAAAAAGAATTTATATTATCCTTGTATTTCACAATCTGTTACAGGTATTGAATATAAAAGTAATTATTGGATAAGTAGATTAATTTTTCAATATAGTAAATTTCCTAAATCTAATAAATCTATATTTTTACAATTTGAAATTTTTGGATTAAGTTCTTTAGGTTCTAATGGAATAGATATATTAAAAAAAAATATATCATCACATTCTTTAATAAACGAACATAATAATTCTATTTTCGAAATATATGAATAG
- the ychF gene encoding redox-regulated ATPase YchF, whose protein sequence is MSLKCGIVGLPNVGKSTLFNALTKSNIAAENYPFCTIEPNIGIVPLPDDRLYTLNNLVKTNRIIHSTVEFVDIAGLVSGASKGEGLGNKFLSHIRETDAIIHVVRCFDDKNIIHVSNKVNPISDIETIDTELILADIQTIDKIFSRYIKINRSGDKSAKKVIDLLERCLSHLNNLKPIRNLKFSLEDQILIQQFCFLTNKPCMYVANINDHTKNSHLLDQLKNLSLKNNINMITINASIEAELFELSDSERYEFLSYLGIQEPGLNNFVKQAFKLLGLHNYFTVGKKEIRSWTIPIGTLAPQAAGIIHTDFEKGFIRAQVISYNDFIQYKNEVAAKEAGKMRYEGKEYVVQDGDIINFLFNV, encoded by the coding sequence ATGTCTTTAAAATGTGGTATAGTGGGATTACCTAATGTTGGTAAATCTACCTTATTTAATGCTTTAACAAAATCTAATATTGCTGCAGAAAATTATCCTTTCTGTACTATAGAACCTAACATAGGTATTGTACCATTACCAGATGATAGATTATATACATTAAATAATTTAGTTAAAACCAATAGAATCATTCATTCTACAGTAGAATTTGTAGATATAGCTGGATTAGTATCTGGAGCTAGTAAAGGAGAAGGACTAGGTAATAAATTTTTATCTCATATAAGAGAAACAGATGCTATTATTCATGTTGTTCGCTGTTTCGATGATAAAAATATAATACATGTTTCAAATAAAGTAAATCCTATATCTGATATAGAAACTATAGATACAGAACTTATTTTGGCTGATATTCAAACTATAGATAAAATATTTTCGCGTTATATTAAAATTAATCGTTCTGGTGATAAATCAGCAAAAAAAGTTATTGATTTATTAGAGAGATGTTTGTCTCATTTAAATAATTTAAAACCTATTAGAAATTTAAAATTTTCTTTAGAAGATCAAATTCTAATTCAACAATTTTGTTTTTTAACAAATAAACCTTGTATGTATGTTGCAAATATAAATGATCATACAAAAAATAGTCATTTATTAGATCAATTAAAAAATTTATCACTAAAGAATAATATAAATATGATTACAATAAATGCATCTATAGAAGCTGAATTATTCGAATTATCTGATTCAGAAAGATATGAATTTTTATCATATTTAGGTATTCAAGAACCTGGATTAAATAATTTTGTTAAACAGGCATTTAAATTATTAGGTTTACATAATTATTTTACTGTTGGAAAAAAAGAAATTAGATCATGGACAATACCAATAGGAACTTTAGCACCTCAAGCTGCTGGTATCATACATACTGATTTCGAAAAAGGTTTTATAAGAGCTCAAGTTATTTCTTATAATGATTTTATCCAATATAAAAATGAAGTTGCAGCTAAAGAAGCTGGTAAAATGAGATATGAAGGAAAAGAATATGTTGTTCAAGATGGTGACATAATCAATTTTTTATTTAATGTATAA